Sequence from the Hamadaea flava genome:
ATCGAGCGCAGACCGTTATGGCCGCCCTCGCCGCCGCCCAGCTTCATCCGGATCTGGCCGTAGGGGATGTCCAGTTCGTCGTGCACCGCGACGACCTGCGCCGGCGGCACCTTGTAGAACTGCGCGAGCGCGGCGACCGGGCCGCCCGACAGGTTCATGTACGTCAGCGGCTTGGCCAGCACCAGTTTCGGGGCATCCACGCCGTATCCCAGGCGACCCTCGGCCACCTCGACGACACCGCCCCGGGTCTTCCGCGCGAACGATCCCCCGACCCGCTTCGCCAGCAGGTCGGCGACCATGAAGCCGACGTTGTGCCGGTTCTGCGCGTACTGCGGACCCGGGTTGCCCAGACCGACCACCAGCCACGTGCTCACACGCACCTCCCGCGTACACGATGCCAGAAAGAAGAAGGCCGCCACATGGTGGCGGCCGTCTTCGAAGGAGAACTCAGCTCTCGGCGGGAGCCTCGGCCTCGGCGGCCTCGCCCTCCTCGGCCTCCACGGCAGCCTCGGCGGTCTCGCCCTCGAGCTGCTCGGCGGTCGGCGCGACGCTGACGACGGCGATGGTGGTCTCCGCGTCGGTCGCGAGCTCGACGCCCCGCGGCAGCTTGATGTCGCCGGCGGTGACGTGCGCACCGGCGTCGAGGCCGTCGATCGAGGCCTCCAGCGAATCGGGCAGGTGCAGCGCCTCGGCGACGATCGAAACGCGGTCGTGCTCGGTCACCACCAGGGTGCCGGCCGCCGCGGTGCCGACCAGCTGCACCGGAACGTCCACGGTGACCTTCTCGCCGCGCTTGACGATGACGAGGTCGACGTGCTCGAAGGTGTCCCGAATCGGGTCACGCTGAATCGCCTTGGGCAGCGCGAGGGTCTTCGTGCCGTCCTCCGCGTGCAGCTCGAAGACGGTGGTCATGCCGCCGTGGCGGATCGCCGCGGCGAACTCCCGGGCGGGCAGGGCGATGTGCTTGGGCGCCTCGCCATGCCCGTAAACGACTGCGGGCACCTTACCGGCGCGGCGGGTGCGACGCGCGCCGCCCTTGCCGAACTCCGTACGCGGCTCGGCGCTGATCTTTACCTCAGACACGGTTCATACTCCTGGCTCAACGGGCTGGCTGGCTGTCGTGGGCCGACGCGAGGGCGCACGGGCACAGACCCGGAGCACCATGTCGATCACGGTGCTTCAACGCAGACCGCGAAGCCCGCAGAGCACCCTCGCCGTGGCAACCGGACCAGCCTACCCGACCACCGACGGTGACCCCAGCCGACCCCCGCTTTGTGAGCGGCGTCTTAGCTGAGTCCACCGAAGAGGGTCGTCACCGAGCCGTCGTCGAATACCTCGCGGATGGCACGGGCCAACAGCGGGGCGATCGAGAGCACGGTGAGCTTGTCGAACTGCTTCTCCGGCGTGATCGGGAGCGTGTTGGTCACGATCACCTCGGCGATGCGGCTGTTCTTGAGGCGCTCGGTCGCCGGGTCCGAGTTGATCGCGTGCGTCGTCGCGACGATCACGTCGCCGGCACCGGAGTCGAACAGGATGTCGGCGGCCTTGCAGATGGTGCCGGCCGTGTCGATCATGTCGTCGACGATGATGCAGGTTCGTCCCTCAACCTCACCGATCACCCGGTTCGCCACCACCTGGTTGGGCTTGAGCGGATCGCGGGTCTTGTGGATGAAGGCCAGCGGACAACCGCCCAGCCGGTCGGTCCAGCGCTCGCCGACCCGGACCCGGCCCGAGTCGGGCGCGACCACGGTGAGCGCGCGATCGCCGTACTTCGCCTCGACGTAGCCCGCGAGCGTGTCCATCGCGAACAGGTGGTCCACCGGGCCGTCGAAGAACCCCTGGATCTGCGCGGTATGCAGATCCACGGTGAGGATCCGGTTGGCACCCGCCGTCTTGAGCAGGTCGGCGATGAGGCGGGCCGAGATCGGCTCCCGACCGCGGTGCTTCTTGTCCTGGCGGGCGTACGGGTAGAAGGGGAGCACCACGGTGATCCGCTTGGCCGAGCCCCGCTTCAGGGCGTCGATCATGATCAGGGTCTCCATGACCCAGGTGTTCACCGGGCTCGTGATCGACTGGACCACGAACGCGTCCGATCCTCGGACCGACTCCTTGTACCGGACGAAGATCTCACCGTTGGCGAAATCGTAGGCGGCGGTCGGGGTCGGTGCGACACCCAAGGCCTGCCCGATCTCCTCGGCGAGCTCGGGGTACGCCCGCCCCGAGAAGAGCATCAGATTCTTTCGGTTCTCCGCGACGATGCTGCCCATCGGCCCTGTCTGCCCCTCCGCGCGCCACTGCGACCAAGTATGACCCTCGCGGGTCATCCTCTCCTGGTACTTGACCAAGCTCGTAGCCGGTTCACGATCAGGTGCGAAAGATCACCGCGCCGAAGGTCACCGCTGGTCAGCGGGGTCCTCGTCGGCCGTCCCCGCCGCGTCGAGCGCGGCTTGCGCCGCCTGCGCGGCGGCGCTGTCGGGCCGGCGCTTGAAGATCCAGCCCTCCTTGTTGACCTGCCGCTCCCGCGCCACGGCCAGCGCACCCGGCGGGACGTCGGCGTCGACGACCGAGCCGGCCGCGGTGGACGAGCCGTCCCCGAGCGTCACCGGGGCCACCAGCACCGAGTCGGAACCGGTGTTCACGTGGGAGCCGATGATCGTCCGGCTCTTCGACCGCCAGTTGTAGTTGGCCACGACGTTCGCCGCGCCGATGTTGGTGAAGTCGCCGACGGTCGCGTCGCCCACGTAGGACAGGTGCGGGACCTTCGTCCCCTCGCCCAGGGACGAGTTCTTCACCTCGACGAACGTGCCGACCTTGGACTTCACGCCGAGGGTCGTCCCCGGCCGCAGGTACGCGTAGGGCCCCACCTTGGCCTGCGGGCCGATCTCGGCCAGCACGGCGTGCGCCTTCACGACCTCCGCCCGCTCGCCGACGACGGTGTCGACCAGCGTCACCTCGGGACCGACGACCGCTCCGGCCGCCACCGAGGTCGCTCCCTTGAGCTGCGTGTTGGGCTCGATCACCGCGTCCGGCTCGATGGTGACCGCGGGCTCGATCCAGGTCGAGGCCGGGTCCACGATCGTCACGCCGGCCCGCATGTGGCCGTCGTTGATCCGGTCTCGGAGCAGGGCGCCCAGCCGGGCCAGCTCGGCCCGGTCGTTGCAGCCCAGCGTCTCCTCCACCGCGGGAGCGGTGTGCACCGCGAGCCGGCGACCGGCCGCGAGCAGCAGCCCGAACACGTCGGTCAGATATTCCTCGCCCTGGGCGTTGTGCGTGGTCAGCTTGCCGAGCGCGTCGCGCAGGGCGTCGGCCTCGAAGGCGTACACCCCGGCGTTGATCTCCCGGATGGCCAGCTGCTCGGCGTCGGCGTCGCGGGCCTCCACGATCGCGGCCAGCCCGCCCTCGGCGTCCCGCACGATCCGGCCCAGGTTGCCCGGCTCGGCCATCACCGCGGTCAGCACGGTCGCCGCGGCGGCGTCCTCCTCGTGCCGCTCGATCAGGGCGGTGAGCGTCGCCGTCCGCAGCAGCGGGACGTCGGCGTTGACGACGAGGACCGTGCCGGTGACGTCTTCGAGCGCGTCGAGCGCCACCCGCACCGCGTGCCCGGTCCCCAGCTGCTCGGCCTGCAGGACCGGCCGCGCCTGCGGCGCGATCTCGGCCAGATGCTCGGTTACCTGCTCGGCCTTGTGCCCCACGACGACCGCCGTACGCTCGGCGCTCAGCGGTTCGGCGGCGGCCAGGACGTGCCCGACGAGACTGCGACCCAACAGCGGATGGAGGACCTTGGGCAGCTGGGACTTCATCCGCTTGCCCTCGCCGGCCGCGAGGATGATCACAGTACGCGCCACGCGGGTTACCGCCTCTTGATCCGCAGGTACTTCCGGGTCTGCTAGATGGACAGCTCGGCCGCCAGGGTTCGAACCTGAAACTTCAGAGCCAAAATCTGAGGTGATGCCAATTTCACCACGGCCGAAGGTGTGCGCGGAAAGCCTAACGCGCCTCGCCGTCCGGCACATCCGCAGGCCCGGCGAGCGCGTCGAGCACGCTCTCGATGGTGCGATAGAGATCGCGGCTGTGGCAAACCCGTATTCGGAGCCGGCCGTGGTGTTCCTGGGGGTGATCGGGCCGCTCCGCCGCCAGGAACAGGCGCTTGGGGTCGGGGGCGCGGAAGTCCTCCACCCGCGCGCCTAGGTGTTCCG
This genomic interval carries:
- the pth gene encoding aminoacyl-tRNA hydrolase; amino-acid sequence: MSTWLVVGLGNPGPQYAQNRHNVGFMVADLLAKRVGGSFARKTRGGVVEVAEGRLGYGVDAPKLVLAKPLTYMNLSGGPVAALAQFYKVPPAQVVAVHDELDIPYGQIRMKLGGGEGGHNGLRSMSKSLSTKDYLRVRFGIGRPPGRQDPADFVLSDFSGSERKELEFLVDRAADAVESLIVKGLEPTQNAYHAA
- a CDS encoding 50S ribosomal protein L25/general stress protein Ctc, with the protein product MSEVKISAEPRTEFGKGGARRTRRAGKVPAVVYGHGEAPKHIALPAREFAAAIRHGGMTTVFELHAEDGTKTLALPKAIQRDPIRDTFEHVDLVIVKRGEKVTVDVPVQLVGTAAAGTLVVTEHDRVSIVAEALHLPDSLEASIDGLDAGAHVTAGDIKLPRGVELATDAETTIAVVSVAPTAEQLEGETAEAAVEAEEGEAAEAEAPAES
- a CDS encoding ribose-phosphate diphosphokinase, with the translated sequence MGSIVAENRKNLMLFSGRAYPELAEEIGQALGVAPTPTAAYDFANGEIFVRYKESVRGSDAFVVQSITSPVNTWVMETLIMIDALKRGSAKRITVVLPFYPYARQDKKHRGREPISARLIADLLKTAGANRILTVDLHTAQIQGFFDGPVDHLFAMDTLAGYVEAKYGDRALTVVAPDSGRVRVGERWTDRLGGCPLAFIHKTRDPLKPNQVVANRVIGEVEGRTCIIVDDMIDTAGTICKAADILFDSGAGDVIVATTHAINSDPATERLKNSRIAEVIVTNTLPITPEKQFDKLTVLSIAPLLARAIREVFDDGSVTTLFGGLS
- the glmU gene encoding bifunctional UDP-N-acetylglucosamine diphosphorylase/glucosamine-1-phosphate N-acetyltransferase GlmU, with amino-acid sequence MARTVIILAAGEGKRMKSQLPKVLHPLLGRSLVGHVLAAAEPLSAERTAVVVGHKAEQVTEHLAEIAPQARPVLQAEQLGTGHAVRVALDALEDVTGTVLVVNADVPLLRTATLTALIERHEEDAAAATVLTAVMAEPGNLGRIVRDAEGGLAAIVEARDADAEQLAIREINAGVYAFEADALRDALGKLTTHNAQGEEYLTDVFGLLLAAGRRLAVHTAPAVEETLGCNDRAELARLGALLRDRINDGHMRAGVTIVDPASTWIEPAVTIEPDAVIEPNTQLKGATSVAAGAVVGPEVTLVDTVVGERAEVVKAHAVLAEIGPQAKVGPYAYLRPGTTLGVKSKVGTFVEVKNSSLGEGTKVPHLSYVGDATVGDFTNIGAANVVANYNWRSKSRTIIGSHVNTGSDSVLVAPVTLGDGSSTAAGSVVDADVPPGALAVARERQVNKEGWIFKRRPDSAAAQAAQAALDAAGTADEDPADQR